The DNA window CTCATACGGATAACACCGTTAGGCATGGTGTTTAACATAGAGATAAAACGAGACTGGCAGTCTGCTGTCAATGCTGGTGATGAAGTTTCAATTTCGTCCAATATGAGAGTCAAATTCGCTTCAGCAACCGCATATTCATTTTTCAATGTTTCCAGAAAATCATCTTTTAACTGATGTAGCTTTTGGCGCTGTTCTATTGGCACGGCAATGATAGTAGAGCCTTCACGAGGAATTGCGTTGCGCAGTGTTCCTCCCTGAAAATGAATCAGTTTCAGGTCAAGTTCTTCTGTATATGTGGCGAGGAAACGAGCCAGTAATTTGTTAGCGTTACCTAATCCTAAGTGGATATCACCACCGGAATGACCGCCTTTTAAACCTTTCAGCGTTAGTTGCAGAGTTTGATAGTTTGCTGGCAGAGACTCGCGGGAGAGTGTTATCGTTGAGACAAAATCAATACCACCCGCACAACCCATATAGATTTCGCCTTCTTCTTCTGAATCAGTATTTATCAGAATATCAGCTTGCAACCAGCCGGGTTGAAGACCGAATGCACCATCCATGCCTGCTTCTTCAGTCATGGTCAGTAAAACTTCCAGCGGGCCGTGTTTAACAGATTCATCTGCCAGCACTGCCAAGGCGGAAGCCATACCAATACCATTATCTGCCCCTAATGTTGTACCTTCAGCCGTTATCCAGTCACCATCAATGTAAGGACGGATGGGATCTTTCGTAAAATCGTGTTGTGTATCATTATTTTTTTGAGGAACCATATC is part of the Xenorhabdus cabanillasii genome and encodes:
- the pepD gene encoding beta-Ala-His dipeptidase, encoding MSELSTLSPQPLWDIFAKICSIPHPSYHEEELASHIVEWAKNRNFHVERDEVGNILIRKPATKGMENRKAVVLQAHLDMVPQKNNDTQHDFTKDPIRPYIDGDWITAEGTTLGADNGIGMASALAVLADESVKHGPLEVLLTMTEEAGMDGAFGLQPGWLQADILINTDSEEEGEIYMGCAGGIDFVSTITLSRESLPANYQTLQLTLKGLKGGHSGGDIHLGLGNANKLLARFLATYTEELDLKLIHFQGGTLRNAIPREGSTIIAVPIEQRQKLHQLKDDFLETLKNEYAVAEANLTLILDEIETSSPALTADCQSRFISMLNTMPNGVIRMSDVAKGVVETSLNVGVVNMEADRVEIICLIRSLIESGKAYVVGMLNSLAKLSGAETTASGGYPGWQPDANSPVMHLVRETYHQLFDNTPNIMVIHAGLECGLFKKPYPDMDMVSIGPTIRGAHSPDERVHIKSVGQYWQLLTAILKSIPVKE